A genomic region of Salinibacter pepae contains the following coding sequences:
- a CDS encoding peptide-methionine (S)-S-oxide reductase: MAPPTDPAMQPPPMDRTARTDLEAAVVALGCFWGVEAAFGALDGVVRTTVGYAGGQASDPAYATLGDHAEAVRIEYDPARFRYTALLDRFWSLFDPTLTPAKRRYQPLLVPQNAEQAEQARAACANAVAQDERATRVEVVGDGAFCAAALRHQKHLLRRHDDVTAALQARLPDARALVRSPAATLATGYLGGHRHPSRLADDQDRLGLPAGALSTLRAAARRHGSWGTFVQAERST; the protein is encoded by the coding sequence ATGGCACCCCCGACCGACCCAGCGATGCAGCCGCCCCCGATGGACCGGACCGCTCGGACCGACCTCGAGGCCGCCGTCGTGGCCCTCGGGTGTTTCTGGGGCGTGGAGGCGGCCTTCGGGGCGCTGGACGGCGTGGTCCGCACCACAGTCGGCTATGCCGGCGGGCAGGCGTCCGATCCCGCGTACGCCACGCTTGGGGACCACGCCGAGGCGGTACGGATCGAATACGACCCGGCCCGGTTCCGCTACACCGCCCTCCTGGATCGCTTCTGGTCCCTGTTCGATCCGACCCTCACGCCCGCCAAGCGCCGGTACCAGCCCCTGCTCGTGCCCCAGAACGCAGAGCAGGCGGAACAGGCGCGGGCCGCGTGTGCCAACGCCGTCGCGCAGGACGAGCGGGCCACGCGTGTTGAGGTCGTTGGCGACGGTGCATTCTGCGCCGCCGCGCTCCGACACCAGAAGCACCTGCTTCGGCGCCACGACGACGTGACGGCCGCCCTCCAGGCCCGGCTCCCGGACGCACGAGCGCTGGTGCGATCTCCCGCGGCCACGCTCGCCACCGGCTACCTCGGCGGCCACCGCCATCCCTCCCGCCTCGCCGACGACCAAGACCGACTCGGACTTCCCGCCGGCGCCCTCTCGACCCTCCGTGCGGCGGCCCGGCGGCACGGAAGCTGGGGCACCTTCGTACAGGCAGAACGATCCACGTAG
- a CDS encoding carboxymuconolactone decarboxylase family protein produces MATTTAEETAAEQVHEKAEQALGFVPNLITEITEENPAVGDAYLTSQGIVEEGGVLSAAEQQAVILAVSSYNDCHYCTKAHAVAGQQAGLDAETTATINEGGLPDDDRLGGLVRATRRILGKRGWLSDVDEAEFADLGLERPELYEIVALAGIKTISNYVNHIADTEVDEPFQT; encoded by the coding sequence ATGGCTACGACCACCGCTGAAGAGACCGCTGCCGAGCAGGTACACGAGAAGGCCGAACAGGCCCTCGGCTTTGTGCCCAATCTCATCACGGAAATCACGGAGGAGAACCCCGCCGTCGGGGACGCTTACCTGACGTCGCAGGGCATTGTGGAAGAGGGAGGCGTGCTCTCCGCGGCCGAGCAGCAGGCCGTCATCCTCGCCGTCTCCAGCTACAACGACTGCCACTACTGCACGAAGGCCCACGCCGTCGCCGGGCAACAGGCCGGGCTCGACGCCGAGACGACCGCGACGATCAACGAAGGGGGCCTTCCCGACGACGACCGCCTGGGCGGCCTCGTCCGCGCCACGCGCCGCATTCTCGGCAAGCGCGGCTGGCTCTCCGACGTCGACGAGGCGGAGTTTGCGGACCTCGGCCTGGAGCGCCCGGAACTCTACGAGATTGTTGCGCTCGCCGGCATCAAGACGATCAGCAATTACGTAAATCACATTGCCGACACGGAAGTCGACGAGCCATTCCAGACGTAG
- a CDS encoding TetR/AcrR family transcriptional regulator, whose amino-acid sequence MEDAPDTDRTPTATRILDTAQDLVQRRGYNAVSYGDLADELDLTTTAIHYHFPAKADLGQALVRRYRRQSSQTRAALEDQHENLRERLVQYVELFSGILENGGLCLCGILAADTETLPDKVQRETQRFFAEQEDWLTTIIGADSSGGAGLQGCPSPRATARVLLAAVEGAMLTTPQRDPETYTDTLRRLIDSIVT is encoded by the coding sequence ATGGAGGACGCCCCGGATACCGACCGTACCCCCACGGCCACCCGCATCCTCGATACGGCTCAGGACCTGGTGCAGCGGCGCGGCTACAACGCCGTCAGCTACGGGGACCTCGCCGACGAACTGGACCTCACCACGACGGCCATTCACTACCACTTTCCTGCCAAGGCCGACCTCGGGCAGGCACTGGTGCGCCGGTACCGGCGGCAGAGCAGCCAGACACGGGCGGCCCTCGAAGACCAGCACGAGAACCTCCGCGAACGGCTCGTGCAGTACGTCGAGCTCTTTTCGGGGATTCTGGAGAACGGTGGGCTCTGCCTCTGTGGAATCCTCGCGGCCGACACGGAAACGCTCCCGGATAAGGTGCAACGGGAGACCCAGCGGTTTTTCGCCGAGCAGGAGGACTGGCTCACGACAATCATCGGGGCGGACTCGTCCGGCGGTGCGGGCCTGCAGGGCTGCCCCTCTCCACGGGCCACCGCCCGGGTGCTCCTGGCCGCGGTCGAAGGCGCCATGCTCACGACGCCACAGCGGGATCCGGAGACGTACACCGATACGCTTCGCCGTCTCATCGACTCGATTGTAACGTAG
- a CDS encoding Na+/H+ antiporter NhaC family protein — protein MDWIVLLPPVVAIGLAMWTRQIYLSLFAGLWLGTTILAGGNPVLGLRELADQIVTVFTTESNARILVFCLLVGGLVALVQASGGVQGFIKWARARGWGESRRGAELLAWGIGVVLFVESNISSLTVGAVSRPLFDRLSLPREKLAYYCDATCAPVCMSVPLNGWGAFVLGLVGAQELSQNAVAVLAEAVLFNFFALFAIGFSLVLALTGWGFGAMRRAEERAADTGQVLRPDAQPMIEDDVARIEPPGHVTPQARNLLLPVAVMVAMIFVGLYVTGGGNLMEGSGSTAVLWAVGTALGAALLLYALPRPLREGRATLTLGTSMDWVVKGASGLVPVTLLLVLAFALGQVSQALEMGDYVVQLVGEQGPAWWMPVLVFAVTSFVAFTLGSSWTAFAILIPVVMPLAVEIALPASLMLGAVLSGGIFGDHTSPLSDTSIISSMAAASDHVDHVNTQMPYALVQAGLAAVAFVVAGLLAG, from the coding sequence ATGGACTGGATCGTTCTGCTGCCGCCCGTCGTGGCGATTGGACTTGCGATGTGGACCCGGCAGATCTACCTGTCGCTCTTTGCCGGGCTCTGGCTGGGCACCACCATCCTGGCCGGGGGCAATCCGGTGCTGGGCCTCCGCGAGCTGGCCGACCAGATCGTGACGGTCTTCACGACCGAGAGCAACGCCCGCATCCTCGTGTTCTGTCTGCTGGTGGGCGGGCTCGTGGCGCTGGTCCAGGCCTCAGGCGGGGTGCAGGGTTTTATCAAGTGGGCGCGGGCCCGCGGCTGGGGGGAGAGCCGGCGCGGGGCCGAGCTATTGGCGTGGGGCATCGGGGTGGTTCTCTTCGTCGAGTCGAACATTTCGTCCCTGACCGTTGGGGCGGTGAGCCGCCCGCTGTTCGACCGCCTCAGCCTGCCCCGCGAGAAGCTGGCCTACTACTGCGACGCCACCTGCGCGCCCGTCTGCATGTCGGTCCCGCTCAACGGGTGGGGCGCCTTCGTCCTGGGCCTGGTCGGGGCCCAGGAGCTGTCGCAAAACGCCGTGGCCGTGCTGGCCGAGGCGGTGCTCTTCAATTTCTTCGCCCTGTTCGCGATCGGCTTCTCGCTCGTGCTGGCGCTGACGGGCTGGGGCTTCGGGGCCATGCGACGGGCCGAAGAGCGGGCGGCGGACACCGGGCAGGTCCTGCGCCCCGACGCCCAGCCGATGATTGAGGACGACGTGGCCCGCATCGAGCCGCCCGGCCACGTGACGCCGCAGGCACGCAACCTGCTGCTTCCCGTCGCCGTCATGGTCGCGATGATCTTCGTCGGGCTGTACGTCACCGGCGGGGGCAATCTCATGGAGGGGAGCGGCTCGACGGCCGTGCTGTGGGCGGTGGGGACGGCCCTCGGGGCGGCGTTGCTGCTCTACGCCCTCCCGCGTCCGCTCCGGGAGGGGCGCGCCACCCTCACGCTGGGCACGTCGATGGACTGGGTCGTGAAGGGCGCGTCCGGCCTCGTGCCCGTCACGCTGCTGCTGGTGCTCGCGTTTGCGCTTGGGCAGGTCTCCCAGGCGCTCGAGATGGGCGACTACGTGGTGCAGCTCGTCGGCGAGCAGGGCCCGGCCTGGTGGATGCCCGTGCTCGTGTTTGCGGTGACGAGCTTCGTGGCGTTCACGCTCGGCTCGTCGTGGACCGCCTTCGCGATCCTCATTCCCGTGGTGATGCCGCTGGCCGTCGAGATTGCGCTGCCGGCGTCCCTCATGCTCGGGGCCGTGCTGTCCGGGGGGATCTTTGGGGACCACACCTCGCCCCTCTCCGACACCTCCATCATCTCGTCGATGGCGGCGGCGTCCGACCACGTGGACCACGTCAACACGCAGATGCCCTACGCCCTCGTGCAGGCCGGGCTGGCCGCCGTCGCGTTCGTGGTGGCGGGCCTGCTCGCCGGATGA
- a CDS encoding flavodoxin family protein, whose protein sequence is MSLNDTQQALCDESDTDFSALSALFLNCTLKPSPQSSHTRTLMDTSAAIMRENDVDVDIVRPVDLDLAPGVYGDMTEHGADADDWPALYQKVLGANILVLGSPIWLGEKSSVCQRVIERLYGNSGDLNEDGQYAYYGRAAGCLITGNEDGIKQCAMGILYALQHLGYTIPPQADAGWIGPAGPGPSYGDERDDGSRVGVDNDFTQRNTTFMTWNLMHTALRLHEAGGVPAHGNQRSEWEAGCRFDHPNPEHR, encoded by the coding sequence ATGTCCCTCAACGACACACAGCAGGCCCTCTGCGACGAGTCCGACACCGACTTCTCCGCCCTCAGCGCCCTCTTCCTCAACTGCACGCTCAAGCCCTCGCCCCAATCGTCGCACACGCGGACCCTGATGGACACGTCCGCCGCCATCATGCGGGAAAACGACGTGGACGTCGACATCGTGCGGCCCGTCGACCTGGACCTCGCGCCCGGGGTCTACGGCGACATGACCGAGCACGGCGCCGACGCCGACGACTGGCCGGCCCTGTACCAGAAGGTCCTGGGCGCCAACATCCTGGTGCTGGGCTCCCCCATCTGGCTCGGCGAGAAATCCTCCGTCTGCCAGCGCGTGATCGAGCGGCTCTACGGCAACAGCGGCGACCTCAACGAGGACGGGCAGTACGCCTACTACGGCCGCGCCGCCGGCTGCCTCATTACCGGCAACGAGGACGGGATCAAGCAGTGCGCGATGGGCATCCTCTACGCCCTCCAGCACCTCGGCTACACGATTCCGCCGCAGGCCGACGCCGGCTGGATCGGCCCGGCCGGCCCCGGCCCCAGCTACGGTGACGAGCGGGACGACGGCTCCCGCGTGGGCGTCGACAACGACTTTACCCAGCGCAACACCACGTTCATGACGTGGAACCTGATGCACACCGCCCTCCGGCTCCACGAGGCCGGGGGCGTCCCCGCCCACGGCAACCAGCGCTCGGAGTGGGAGGCCGGCTGCCGCTTCGATCACCCGAACCCGGAGCACCGATAG
- a CDS encoding peroxidase-related enzyme (This protein belongs to a clade of uncharacterized proteins related to peroxidases such as the alkylhydroperoxidase AhpD.) yields MAWIDVIDPEDATGDLKKLYDTIAEQRGKVSNVLTVHSQNPAALKEHLDLYDAVLFGASPLSRADREAMAVVVSAANECDYCVRHHAEALQAYWQDEDRVHQLADDYTALDALDDRLRTACAVAEKLTAAPGAMAEADVHALRDAGWSDRAVLDIVLVTSYFNFVNRITNGLGVEATEEEAAGYNY; encoded by the coding sequence ATGGCCTGGATCGACGTCATCGACCCCGAGGACGCCACCGGCGACCTCAAAAAACTCTACGACACGATCGCCGAACAGCGGGGCAAGGTCTCCAACGTCCTGACCGTGCACAGCCAGAACCCCGCGGCGCTGAAGGAGCACCTCGACCTCTACGACGCCGTCCTGTTCGGGGCCTCCCCCCTGAGCCGGGCCGACCGCGAGGCGATGGCCGTCGTCGTCTCCGCCGCCAACGAGTGCGACTACTGCGTCCGCCACCACGCCGAGGCGCTCCAGGCCTACTGGCAGGACGAGGATCGCGTACACCAGTTGGCCGACGACTACACCGCGCTCGACGCCCTCGACGATCGGCTCCGCACGGCGTGCGCCGTGGCCGAGAAGCTGACGGCCGCCCCCGGCGCCATGGCCGAGGCGGACGTGCATGCCCTGCGCGACGCCGGCTGGTCGGACCGGGCCGTGCTCGACATCGTGCTCGTGACCTCGTACTTCAACTTCGTGAACCGCATCACCAACGGCCTCGGCGTAGAGGCGACCGAGGAGGAGGCGGCCGGCTACAACTACTAA
- a CDS encoding SDR family oxidoreductase: MPTVAITGAAGVIGSVTAEVFDDAGWDLALIDIGAENRATLEASFPDAQVFDVDLTDADATMETFADVWEEQAALDAVLGIAGGFAMQQAVESTADDYARMMELNFRTLFNTARAAVPFLTRADSSFLLGVSAPAALEGQAEAGLYGASKAAVASYVKSLGLEERGAGLRTTVLYPMGVVDTPDNRAAMPDADPSTWVDPRELADAMLYAATRSPRGHVPELKVRATS, encoded by the coding sequence ATGCCCACCGTAGCCATCACTGGGGCCGCCGGCGTCATCGGCTCCGTGACCGCCGAGGTCTTCGACGACGCGGGCTGGGACCTTGCCCTCATCGACATCGGGGCCGAGAACCGGGCCACCCTGGAGGCCTCCTTTCCCGACGCGCAGGTCTTTGACGTCGACCTGACCGACGCGGACGCCACGATGGAGACGTTCGCGGATGTCTGGGAGGAGCAGGCGGCGCTCGACGCCGTCCTTGGCATCGCGGGCGGGTTTGCGATGCAGCAGGCCGTCGAGTCGACGGCCGACGACTACGCCCGCATGATGGAGCTCAACTTCCGCACCCTCTTCAACACGGCCCGTGCGGCGGTGCCCTTCCTCACGCGGGCGGACAGCAGCTTTCTGCTCGGCGTGTCCGCACCGGCGGCACTGGAGGGCCAGGCCGAAGCCGGCCTCTACGGGGCGTCGAAGGCCGCCGTGGCGTCCTACGTCAAGTCCCTGGGGCTCGAAGAACGGGGCGCAGGCCTGCGCACGACGGTCCTCTACCCGATGGGCGTCGTGGACACGCCGGACAACCGCGCGGCGATGCCGGACGCCGACCCGTCCACCTGGGTCGACCCGCGCGAGCTGGCCGACGCGATGCTTTACGCCGCCACCCGCAGCCCGCGCGGCCACGTGCCGGAGCTGAAGGTCCGCGCAACGTCGTAG
- the msrA gene encoding peptide-methionine (S)-S-oxide reductase MsrA yields MPSSSTPPADASMDMPPMDRRAPADLSHAAFGLGCFWGPDALFGAQAGVVRTTVGYAGGGSPNPTYEDIGDHVETVRVAYAPDQISYADLLDLFWAAHDPTRAPLKRQYQSALFPATPEQAEQARASRSDVAARHDSALSTEIIEAAAFTRAEPYHQKHKLRRHAAVADPLRSVYPADRAFADSPAAALANGYVGGHRAPTRLTDDAARLGLPTTATEALRTIAEDRHRA; encoded by the coding sequence ATGCCCTCTTCCTCGACACCCCCCGCCGACGCCTCGATGGACATGCCGCCCATGGACCGCCGTGCCCCGGCCGACCTGTCCCACGCCGCCTTCGGGCTGGGGTGCTTTTGGGGCCCGGACGCCCTCTTCGGCGCCCAGGCGGGGGTGGTGCGCACCACGGTGGGGTACGCCGGCGGCGGATCCCCCAATCCCACCTACGAAGACATTGGCGACCACGTCGAGACCGTCCGCGTGGCGTACGCCCCGGATCAGATTTCGTACGCCGACCTGCTGGATCTCTTCTGGGCCGCCCACGACCCCACGCGGGCGCCGCTGAAGCGACAGTACCAGTCGGCCCTCTTTCCCGCCACGCCCGAGCAGGCCGAGCAGGCCCGTGCGTCGAGATCCGATGTCGCCGCCAGGCACGACAGCGCCCTCAGCACCGAGATCATCGAGGCCGCCGCTTTCACCCGCGCGGAGCCGTACCACCAGAAGCACAAGCTCCGCCGCCACGCCGCGGTCGCCGACCCGCTTCGGTCCGTGTACCCGGCGGATCGGGCCTTTGCCGATTCGCCCGCCGCGGCCCTCGCAAACGGCTACGTCGGCGGCCACCGCGCCCCGACCCGGCTCACGGACGACGCGGCCCGCCTCGGCCTGCCCACAACGGCGACGGAGGCCCTTCGCACGATCGCCGAGGATCGCCATCGGGCGTGA
- the lhgO gene encoding L-2-hydroxyglutarate oxidase translates to MPTYDVAIIGGGIVGLATAYRLTEQYPDAAVAVLEKEDRVAAHQTSHNSGVIHSGIFYEPGSLKAENCRTGKRALVEFCEREDVDYEMCGKVIVAADESEVPELERIEAKGRQNQVDCTRLGPERLHELEPHVQGVAGLHVPAAGIVDYEAAAEALAARVRDRGHPIRTGAAVRDLHVTPNHVTVDTTTGAVQARHAVNCAGLYADRIAAMSGQDLNTKIVPFRGEYYELVPERRSLCERLVYPVPDPAFPFLGVHFTPTVDGRVECGPTAVLAFAREGYGLTNIDGGELLEILTYPGFRKLSARHWRKGLRELLQSMSKRVYLRAARQLIPEVQLDDFTKPWAGVRAQALRRDGTLVDDFLIRETDRVVNVINAASPAATSALNIGSLIVENHLRDRLADLQVSTGALGEG, encoded by the coding sequence ATGCCAACCTACGACGTTGCCATCATTGGGGGCGGAATTGTGGGCCTCGCCACGGCCTACCGCCTCACCGAGCAGTACCCCGACGCAGCCGTCGCCGTACTGGAGAAGGAGGACCGGGTGGCGGCCCACCAGACAAGCCACAACTCCGGGGTGATTCACTCGGGCATCTTCTACGAACCCGGCTCGCTGAAGGCGGAGAACTGCCGGACGGGCAAGCGCGCCCTCGTCGAGTTTTGCGAGCGTGAGGACGTCGACTATGAGATGTGCGGCAAGGTCATCGTGGCCGCCGACGAGAGCGAGGTCCCCGAGCTGGAGCGGATCGAGGCCAAGGGCCGCCAGAACCAGGTGGACTGTACCCGCCTCGGCCCGGAGCGCCTGCACGAGTTGGAGCCCCACGTGCAGGGCGTGGCGGGGCTCCACGTGCCGGCGGCCGGCATCGTCGACTACGAGGCGGCGGCCGAGGCCCTGGCCGCCCGCGTGAGGGACCGTGGGCACCCGATCCGGACCGGGGCCGCCGTGCGCGACCTGCACGTTACCCCAAACCACGTGACGGTCGACACCACGACCGGCGCCGTGCAGGCGCGCCATGCCGTCAACTGCGCCGGCCTCTACGCCGACCGCATCGCCGCAATGAGCGGCCAGGACCTGAACACGAAGATCGTGCCGTTCCGCGGCGAGTACTACGAGCTCGTGCCGGAGCGGCGGTCCCTCTGCGAGCGCCTCGTCTATCCGGTGCCCGACCCGGCCTTCCCGTTCCTGGGGGTCCACTTTACCCCGACGGTGGACGGGCGCGTGGAGTGCGGGCCGACCGCCGTCCTCGCGTTTGCCCGCGAAGGGTACGGCCTCACCAACATTGACGGGGGGGAGCTCCTGGAGATTCTCACGTACCCGGGCTTTCGGAAGCTGTCCGCCCGGCACTGGCGGAAGGGCCTCCGCGAGCTGCTCCAGTCGATGAGCAAGCGGGTCTACCTGCGGGCTGCCCGCCAGCTCATCCCCGAGGTGCAACTGGACGATTTCACGAAGCCCTGGGCCGGCGTGCGGGCGCAGGCCCTCCGGCGCGACGGCACTCTCGTCGACGACTTCCTCATCCGCGAGACCGACCGGGTCGTGAACGTCATCAACGCGGCCTCGCCCGCCGCCACCTCGGCGCTCAACATCGGATCGCTGATCGTAGAAAACCACCTGCGCGACCGGCTGGCTGACCTTCAGGTGTCGACTGGGGCCCTGGGCGAGGGATAG
- a CDS encoding class II glutamine amidotransferase translates to MCRLYGLQATHPTRSACELLDAQNAMIQQSRKDARGLSNPHGWGMGQVTDGTTSCFRQVKPASESESYRDEALQTEGTTVLAHVRRATVGDPSHANTHPFRHGPALLIHNGHVPAFDAVRPHLLGRLSDERARYVRGTTDSEHVLALLLQLREEAPDAPLHAVTRAALQQVQSWVAAEAADAEPAPTDADTQALSHDELEHILALNLLWTDGTALAGSRLNRTLWMLDRPTVRACPLCGEEHAAPPEAEDYRATVFASERITDEDWTEVPNGAVFSTAPDATPHLEPLDT, encoded by the coding sequence ATGTGCCGACTCTACGGCCTTCAAGCCACCCACCCGACCCGCTCCGCCTGCGAGCTGCTCGACGCCCAGAACGCGATGATCCAGCAAAGCCGCAAGGACGCCCGTGGCCTCTCCAACCCGCACGGCTGGGGGATGGGGCAGGTCACCGACGGCACCACGTCGTGCTTCCGACAGGTAAAGCCCGCTTCGGAAAGCGAGTCGTACCGGGACGAGGCCCTCCAAACTGAGGGGACCACCGTGCTGGCCCACGTCCGGCGGGCCACAGTGGGCGACCCGTCGCACGCCAACACCCACCCCTTTCGGCACGGCCCCGCGCTTCTGATCCACAACGGCCACGTGCCGGCCTTCGACGCCGTCCGGCCGCACCTCCTGGGCCGCCTGTCCGACGAGCGGGCCCGCTACGTTCGGGGCACGACCGACAGCGAGCACGTGCTCGCGCTCCTCCTGCAGCTCCGGGAGGAGGCGCCCGACGCCCCACTGCACGCGGTGACCCGGGCGGCCCTCCAGCAGGTTCAGTCGTGGGTGGCGGCGGAGGCCGCCGACGCGGAGCCCGCTCCCACCGACGCCGACACGCAGGCCCTCTCCCACGACGAGCTGGAGCACATCCTCGCCCTGAACCTGCTGTGGACCGACGGGACGGCCCTCGCTGGCTCCCGACTGAACCGCACCCTCTGGATGCTCGACCGGCCTACCGTCCGGGCCTGCCCGCTCTGCGGGGAGGAGCACGCCGCGCCCCCGGAGGCCGAGGACTACCGCGCTACGGTCTTCGCCTCCGAGCGCATCACCGACGAAGACTGGACCGAAGTGCCCAACGGCGCCGTCTTCTCCACCGCCCCCGACGCCACCCCCCACCTCGAACCCCTCGACACCTGA
- a CDS encoding glycoside hydrolase family 113 yields MRQPLHCLCLATGLALGVLFVAGAGCGKTDGAPPAAADTLAPSEPIFDVRSVTLDARNRPDSSLLVRLRDLGVTHLTLVAFGWQKAPDVPTVRADTGDGWYSESHRGVRTLARQADALGMGVILKPHLWVGGYDEAQDRSDIGFDTEANWAAWEADYRRFLMLYARLAAEVDADALVLGTELTRSATERPDFWRGLAEAARTVYDGPLTYAANWHKAYDSIQFWDALDYVGVQAYFPLTDATDPSLAALRTGWGPHRAALAEIHERTGRPVLLTEVGYRSAEGAAARPWEWPERDDGAAPDAALQARCYRAFLSTVGRAPWLKGGIIWKWHPPAEVEGPTAFTPQGKPAERVLRRWFTGAAPSPS; encoded by the coding sequence GTGCGCCAGCCGCTCCACTGTCTGTGTCTCGCGACTGGGCTCGCCCTCGGCGTGCTTTTCGTCGCCGGGGCGGGGTGCGGAAAGACCGACGGGGCGCCGCCGGCAGCCGCCGATACGCTTGCGCCGTCGGAGCCCATCTTCGACGTGCGCTCCGTGACGCTCGATGCCCGCAACCGCCCCGACTCCAGCCTGCTCGTGCGGCTCCGCGACCTCGGCGTGACGCACCTCACCCTGGTCGCGTTCGGGTGGCAGAAGGCGCCCGACGTGCCGACCGTCCGGGCCGACACGGGCGACGGCTGGTACAGCGAGTCGCACCGGGGCGTCCGCACCCTCGCCCGCCAGGCCGACGCGTTGGGGATGGGCGTCATCCTGAAGCCGCACCTGTGGGTGGGCGGGTACGACGAGGCGCAGGACCGGAGCGACATCGGCTTTGACACCGAGGCCAACTGGGCGGCCTGGGAGGCCGACTACCGCCGCTTCCTCATGCTCTACGCCCGCCTCGCCGCGGAGGTGGACGCCGACGCGCTCGTGCTGGGGACCGAGCTGACCCGGTCCGCCACCGAGCGGCCGGATTTCTGGCGCGGCCTCGCCGAGGCGGCCCGCACCGTCTACGACGGCCCCCTCACCTACGCGGCCAACTGGCACAAGGCGTACGACAGCATCCAGTTCTGGGACGCGCTCGACTACGTCGGCGTGCAGGCCTACTTTCCCCTCACGGACGCCACGGACCCGTCGCTCGCGGCCCTCCGGACGGGCTGGGGCCCGCACCGGGCGGCCCTGGCAGAGATCCACGAGCGCACCGGGCGCCCCGTGCTCCTGACAGAGGTCGGCTACCGGAGTGCCGAAGGGGCGGCAGCGCGGCCCTGGGAATGGCCGGAGCGCGACGACGGCGCGGCGCCCGACGCGGCCCTCCAGGCCCGTTGCTACCGGGCCTTCCTGTCCACCGTGGGCCGGGCGCCCTGGCTGAAGGGCGGCATCATCTGGAAGTGGCACCCGCCGGCCGAGGTGGAGGGGCCGACCGCCTTCACCCCGCAGGGCAA